The following are from one region of the Magallana gigas chromosome 4, xbMagGiga1.1, whole genome shotgun sequence genome:
- the LOC105342958 gene encoding uncharacterized protein isoform X1, which yields MIPGLTSLRIFVLSGMIMIITSDRPWGYRRRCWSKRCFNCPCYNADQPTEDDLSPTQEPTFITEECPCQESSQPVTTCPSPATYFVTEFHFYLILGAGLGSFVFGVLVTIAIHAIIQRNKIAIVEKKSNETSSKQLPEHTHCGYIQTRNQHQVPGVTQGIYFFDRVEEDELYENVK from the exons ATGATTCCAGGTCTTACAAGTTTGCGTATATTTGTATTGAGTGGAATGATAATGATCATCACCTCAGACAGACCTTGGGGATATAGAAGGCGTTGTTGGAGTAAACGATGCTTTA ATTGTCCATGCTATAATGCAGATCAGCCAACAGAAGATGACTTAAGTCCAACACAGGAGCCAACCTTTATTACAG AAGAGTGTCCGTGTCAGGAATCAAGTCAACCAGTAACAACTTGTCCATCACCTGCTACATACTTTGTAACAG AATTTCATTTCTACTTAATCCTTGGTGCTGGATTGGGGAGTTTTGTATTTGGAGTACTTGTAACCATTGCTATACATGCAATCATTCAGCGAAACAAAATTGCTATCGTAGAGAAGAAGTCCAATGAGAC TAGTAGCAAACAACTTCCTGAACACACCCACTGTGGATATATCCAGACGAGAAACCAACACCAGGTGCCTGGCGTGACTCAAGGGATCTATTTCTTTGACAGGGTAGAAGAG GATGAACTGTATGAAAACGTTAAATGA
- the LOC105342975 gene encoding uncharacterized protein isoform X3, with protein sequence MKKLFILTWIFMLLLIKRSRCLFNIPKQELACLGRVLNDYGTIYSCPWDISNACSAPNIKCHRNNSLCGEREQQFTVVSIIVFLSSYPILKNEKVFTTLCACGRTDFSCYVSLNDTTGIQGSSSAGEIVGALFGGIVLGVLGVILSHFGTKWYRNAKPKHTTRKRELGTANPAYGSTPYTVPVDQQLNSRPRNTSHVYTTINDNTPKVSHVKPIVRYDQEDNATYSETYSHLNESEYKETTDNYDHVRPPGGISKTSMNDSNGMKNNSSAFANPVNEYTEVVGDGFLNHGECHGN encoded by the exons ATGAAAA AACTATTCATTTTGACCTGGATCTTTATGCTATTACTCATTAAAAGATCTAGGTGTCTGTTCAATATTCCAAAACAAGA ATTGGCTTGCTTGGGAAGAGTTTTGAATGATTACGGCACCATTTATAGTTGTCCATGGGATATAT ctaatgccTGCTCAGCGCCTAATATAAAATGTCATAGAAACAATTCCCTGTGTGGAGAGCGAGAGCAGCAGTTTACCGTGGTCTCAATTATTGTGTTCTTGTCTTCATATCCTATTCTTAAAAACGAGAAAGTGTTTACAACATTGTGTGCATGTGGGAGAACAGATTTCAGCTGTTACGTTTCATTGAACGATACTACAGGCATTCAAG GTAGTTCTTCTGCTGGCGAAATAGTCGGAGCTCTATTTGGTGGCATTGTTCTGGGTGTCTTGGGGGTTATTTTGTCACATTTTGGGACCAAGTGGTATCGAAACGCAAAACCGAAGCATACCACCAG AAAAAGAGAATTAGGAACAGCGAATCCAGCATATGGATCCACACCGTACACTGTGCCTGTCGATCAACAATTAAATTCTAGACCAAGAAATACTTCCCATGTTTACACGACGATCAATGACAATACT CCTAAGGTTTCCCACGTCAAACCTATAGTGAGATATGACCAAGAAGACAACGCAACTTACAGTGAAACGTACAGTCATCTGAATGAATCAGAATATAAAGAAACAACGGATAACTACGATCACGTTAGACCACCAGGGGGTATATCGAAAACATCAATGAATGACAGCAATGGTATGAAAAATAATTCTAGCGCTTTTGCTAATCCGGTAAATGAATATACGGAAGTTGTGGGAGACGGATTTCTAAATCATGGTGAATGCCATGGTAACTAA
- the LOC105342975 gene encoding uncharacterized protein isoform X2 codes for MCVANFKHNFGRIFNNGQKTSNEKLACLGRVLNDYGTIYSCPWDISNACSAPNIKCHRNNSLCGEREQQFTVVSIIVFLSSYPILKNEKVFTTLCACGRTDFSCYVSLNDTTGIQELCNEDALSFSPTVPLTTEVYKPTNGSTAETPCSTQKSSSSAGEIVGALFGGIVLGVLGVILSHFGTKWYRNAKPKHTTRKRELGTANPAYGSTPYTVPVDQQLNSRPRNTSHVYTTINDNTPKVSHVKPIVRYDQEDNATYSETYSHLNESEYKETTDNYDHVRPPGGISKTSMNDSNGMKNNSSAFANPVNEYTEVVGDGFLNHGECHGN; via the exons ATGTGTGTTGCAAACTTTAAACACAATTTCGGGAGAATATTTAACAACGGCCAGAAAACAAGCAATGAAAA ATTGGCTTGCTTGGGAAGAGTTTTGAATGATTACGGCACCATTTATAGTTGTCCATGGGATATAT ctaatgccTGCTCAGCGCCTAATATAAAATGTCATAGAAACAATTCCCTGTGTGGAGAGCGAGAGCAGCAGTTTACCGTGGTCTCAATTATTGTGTTCTTGTCTTCATATCCTATTCTTAAAAACGAGAAAGTGTTTACAACATTGTGTGCATGTGGGAGAACAGATTTCAGCTGTTACGTTTCATTGAACGATACTACAGGCATTCAAG AACTGTGTAACGAAGATGCTTTATCCTTCTCACCAACAGTCCCATTAACAACCGAGGTTTATAAGCCTACTAATGGTAGTACTGCGGAGACCCCTTGCTCAACCCAGAAAA GTAGTTCTTCTGCTGGCGAAATAGTCGGAGCTCTATTTGGTGGCATTGTTCTGGGTGTCTTGGGGGTTATTTTGTCACATTTTGGGACCAAGTGGTATCGAAACGCAAAACCGAAGCATACCACCAG AAAAAGAGAATTAGGAACAGCGAATCCAGCATATGGATCCACACCGTACACTGTGCCTGTCGATCAACAATTAAATTCTAGACCAAGAAATACTTCCCATGTTTACACGACGATCAATGACAATACT CCTAAGGTTTCCCACGTCAAACCTATAGTGAGATATGACCAAGAAGACAACGCAACTTACAGTGAAACGTACAGTCATCTGAATGAATCAGAATATAAAGAAACAACGGATAACTACGATCACGTTAGACCACCAGGGGGTATATCGAAAACATCAATGAATGACAGCAATGGTATGAAAAATAATTCTAGCGCTTTTGCTAATCCGGTAAATGAATATACGGAAGTTGTGGGAGACGGATTTCTAAATCATGGTGAATGCCATGGTAACTAA
- the LOC105342958 gene encoding uncharacterized protein isoform X2 produces MIPGLTSLRIFVLSGMIMIITSDRPWGYRRRCWSKRCFNQPTEDDLSPTQEPTFITEECPCQESSQPVTTCPSPATYFVTEFHFYLILGAGLGSFVFGVLVTIAIHAIIQRNKIAIVEKKSNETSSKQLPEHTHCGYIQTRNQHQVPGVTQGIYFFDRVEEDELYENVK; encoded by the exons ATGATTCCAGGTCTTACAAGTTTGCGTATATTTGTATTGAGTGGAATGATAATGATCATCACCTCAGACAGACCTTGGGGATATAGAAGGCGTTGTTGGAGTAAACGATGCTTTA ATCAGCCAACAGAAGATGACTTAAGTCCAACACAGGAGCCAACCTTTATTACAG AAGAGTGTCCGTGTCAGGAATCAAGTCAACCAGTAACAACTTGTCCATCACCTGCTACATACTTTGTAACAG AATTTCATTTCTACTTAATCCTTGGTGCTGGATTGGGGAGTTTTGTATTTGGAGTACTTGTAACCATTGCTATACATGCAATCATTCAGCGAAACAAAATTGCTATCGTAGAGAAGAAGTCCAATGAGAC TAGTAGCAAACAACTTCCTGAACACACCCACTGTGGATATATCCAGACGAGAAACCAACACCAGGTGCCTGGCGTGACTCAAGGGATCTATTTCTTTGACAGGGTAGAAGAG GATGAACTGTATGAAAACGTTAAATGA
- the LOC105342975 gene encoding uncharacterized protein isoform X1: MKKLFILTWIFMLLLIKRSRCLFNIPKQELACLGRVLNDYGTIYSCPWDISNACSAPNIKCHRNNSLCGEREQQFTVVSIIVFLSSYPILKNEKVFTTLCACGRTDFSCYVSLNDTTGIQELCNEDALSFSPTVPLTTEVYKPTNGSTAETPCSTQKSSSSAGEIVGALFGGIVLGVLGVILSHFGTKWYRNAKPKHTTRKRELGTANPAYGSTPYTVPVDQQLNSRPRNTSHVYTTINDNTPKVSHVKPIVRYDQEDNATYSETYSHLNESEYKETTDNYDHVRPPGGISKTSMNDSNGMKNNSSAFANPVNEYTEVVGDGFLNHGECHGN, encoded by the exons ATGAAAA AACTATTCATTTTGACCTGGATCTTTATGCTATTACTCATTAAAAGATCTAGGTGTCTGTTCAATATTCCAAAACAAGA ATTGGCTTGCTTGGGAAGAGTTTTGAATGATTACGGCACCATTTATAGTTGTCCATGGGATATAT ctaatgccTGCTCAGCGCCTAATATAAAATGTCATAGAAACAATTCCCTGTGTGGAGAGCGAGAGCAGCAGTTTACCGTGGTCTCAATTATTGTGTTCTTGTCTTCATATCCTATTCTTAAAAACGAGAAAGTGTTTACAACATTGTGTGCATGTGGGAGAACAGATTTCAGCTGTTACGTTTCATTGAACGATACTACAGGCATTCAAG AACTGTGTAACGAAGATGCTTTATCCTTCTCACCAACAGTCCCATTAACAACCGAGGTTTATAAGCCTACTAATGGTAGTACTGCGGAGACCCCTTGCTCAACCCAGAAAA GTAGTTCTTCTGCTGGCGAAATAGTCGGAGCTCTATTTGGTGGCATTGTTCTGGGTGTCTTGGGGGTTATTTTGTCACATTTTGGGACCAAGTGGTATCGAAACGCAAAACCGAAGCATACCACCAG AAAAAGAGAATTAGGAACAGCGAATCCAGCATATGGATCCACACCGTACACTGTGCCTGTCGATCAACAATTAAATTCTAGACCAAGAAATACTTCCCATGTTTACACGACGATCAATGACAATACT CCTAAGGTTTCCCACGTCAAACCTATAGTGAGATATGACCAAGAAGACAACGCAACTTACAGTGAAACGTACAGTCATCTGAATGAATCAGAATATAAAGAAACAACGGATAACTACGATCACGTTAGACCACCAGGGGGTATATCGAAAACATCAATGAATGACAGCAATGGTATGAAAAATAATTCTAGCGCTTTTGCTAATCCGGTAAATGAATATACGGAAGTTGTGGGAGACGGATTTCTAAATCATGGTGAATGCCATGGTAACTAA